A single window of Cellulomonas sp. NTE-D12 DNA harbors:
- a CDS encoding nitrate reductase subunit alpha: MNPSTTPRTPAEPGLDGPVSEALLRLGRHLRRGEVSADLRTLSKVGGRDADEFYRDRWSHDKVVRSTHGVNCTGSCSWKVYVKDGIITWEAQQTDYPSVGPDRPEYEPRGCPRGAAFSWYTYSPTRIRYPYVRGLLLEMYREERRRTGDPVAAWAAIVDDPEKARRYKSARGKGGLVRASWEEAVEIVAAAQVHTIARYGPDRVAGFSPIPAMSQVSHGVGARYHELIGAPMLSFYDWYADLPVASPQVFGDQTDVPESGDWWDAGYLIMWGSNVPVTRTPDAHWMTEARYRGQKVVVVSPDYADNVKFADEWLAAQPGTDGALAMAMGHVTLREFFIERQVPYFDSYVKRYTDLAFLVRLEERDGAYVPGKFLTAADLPGAEARSQNAAFKTVLVDRATGLPVVPAGSLGFHYGDDGAGRWNLDLGEVDPLLSLSDEGPLGAPTNGPGEVVPVEVDLPRFDTLDGAPGTLRRGVPARRIAGHLVTTVFDLLLAQYGVGRPGLPGSWPTGYDDAEQVGTPAWQEQFTGVPAEKAARIGREFAANAEESRGRSMIIMGAGTNHWFHSDTIYRTFLTLTMLTGCQGVNGGGWAHYVGQEKVRPLTGYTTYAMALDWARPPRTMIQTAYWYLHTDQFRYDPFSADALSSATGTGLLAGLSTADVIAKTARMGWMPSYPTFDRSPLTLADDAEAAGLPLDEYVPRELTEGRLRFAAEDPDAPENFPRVLTVWRANLLGSSAKGNEYFLKHLLGTDSNLRAQEAPPDRRPRDVVWHDEAPTGKLDLLLSLDFRMTSTTVFSDVVLPAATWYEKHDLNTTDMHPFVNSFSPAIAPPWQSRTDFDIFQTLARTFSSLAGPRLGVRRDVVAVPFTHDTPDELLNPGGVVRDWKDGECDPVPGVSMPKLVVVERDYGAVAAKMATLGPLVDTLGATTKGVTFDVREEVEYLARKNGVARNTGGSVVEGRPLLARDVQACEAILALSGTTNGRLAVQGFHTLEKRTGTQMADLAAEQEGKQVTFADTQSRPATVITSPEWSGTEAHGRRYSPFTINVERLKPWHTLTGRQHFYLDHDWMTELGEGLPVFRPPLDMRELFGEPEIGSMGELGVTVRYLTPHNKWSIHSEYQDNLLMLTLSRGGPTIWMSDVDAAKVGVRDNDWIEAVNRNGVVVARAVVSHRMPEGTVYMYHAQDRLIDVPLTETTGRRGGIHNSLTRLLIKPSHLIGGYAQLSYAFNYLGPTGNQRDEVTVIRRRSQEVQY, encoded by the coding sequence ATGAACCCGAGCACCACCCCGCGCACCCCCGCGGAACCGGGCCTCGACGGCCCCGTGTCGGAGGCGCTGCTGCGGCTCGGGCGCCATTTGCGCCGTGGTGAGGTGTCGGCCGACCTGCGCACCCTGAGCAAGGTGGGCGGGCGGGACGCCGACGAGTTCTACCGGGACCGCTGGAGCCACGACAAGGTGGTCCGCTCCACCCACGGGGTCAACTGCACCGGCTCGTGCTCCTGGAAGGTCTACGTCAAGGACGGGATCATCACCTGGGAGGCGCAGCAGACCGACTACCCGTCGGTCGGTCCCGACCGGCCCGAGTACGAGCCGCGCGGCTGCCCCCGCGGCGCGGCGTTCAGCTGGTACACGTACTCGCCCACCCGGATCCGCTACCCGTACGTCCGCGGCCTGCTGCTGGAGATGTACCGGGAGGAGCGCCGCCGCACCGGTGACCCCGTGGCGGCCTGGGCGGCCATCGTCGACGACCCCGAGAAGGCTCGTCGGTACAAGAGCGCCCGCGGCAAGGGGGGACTGGTGCGGGCGTCCTGGGAGGAGGCCGTCGAGATCGTCGCCGCCGCCCAGGTGCACACCATCGCCAGGTACGGGCCGGACCGGGTGGCGGGCTTCTCGCCGATCCCCGCGATGTCGCAGGTGTCCCACGGCGTGGGGGCCCGGTACCACGAGCTGATCGGCGCGCCGATGCTGTCGTTCTACGACTGGTACGCCGACCTGCCGGTCGCCTCGCCGCAGGTGTTCGGCGACCAGACCGACGTGCCGGAGTCGGGGGACTGGTGGGACGCCGGCTACCTGATCATGTGGGGCTCCAACGTCCCGGTGACCCGGACGCCGGACGCGCACTGGATGACGGAGGCGCGCTACCGCGGCCAGAAGGTGGTCGTCGTCTCGCCGGACTACGCCGACAACGTGAAGTTCGCCGACGAGTGGCTGGCGGCCCAGCCGGGCACGGACGGCGCCCTGGCGATGGCCATGGGCCACGTGACGTTGCGGGAGTTCTTCATCGAGCGGCAGGTGCCGTACTTCGACTCCTACGTGAAGCGGTACACGGACCTGGCGTTCCTGGTGCGCTTGGAGGAGCGCGACGGCGCCTACGTCCCCGGCAAGTTCCTGACGGCGGCGGACCTGCCCGGCGCCGAGGCGCGCAGCCAGAACGCCGCGTTCAAGACCGTCCTGGTCGACCGCGCCACCGGCTTGCCCGTGGTCCCGGCCGGCTCGCTCGGGTTCCACTACGGGGACGACGGAGCCGGACGGTGGAACCTCGACCTCGGCGAGGTCGACCCGCTGCTGAGCCTGTCCGACGAGGGTCCGCTCGGCGCCCCGACGAACGGCCCCGGGGAGGTCGTGCCCGTGGAGGTCGACCTGCCGCGGTTCGACACGCTGGACGGCGCGCCGGGCACGCTGCGCCGCGGCGTGCCCGCTCGGCGGATCGCGGGCCACCTGGTCACCACGGTGTTCGACCTGCTGCTCGCCCAGTACGGCGTGGGCCGGCCGGGCCTGCCCGGCAGCTGGCCCACGGGCTACGACGACGCCGAGCAGGTCGGCACGCCGGCCTGGCAGGAGCAGTTCACCGGGGTACCGGCGGAGAAGGCGGCGCGCATCGGCCGCGAGTTCGCGGCGAACGCGGAGGAGTCACGCGGCCGCTCGATGATCATCATGGGAGCCGGGACCAACCACTGGTTCCACTCCGACACGATCTACCGCACGTTCCTCACCCTGACCATGCTGACCGGCTGCCAGGGGGTCAACGGCGGCGGCTGGGCGCACTACGTGGGCCAGGAGAAGGTCCGCCCGCTCACCGGGTACACCACCTACGCGATGGCGCTGGACTGGGCCCGGCCGCCGCGCACGATGATCCAGACGGCCTACTGGTACCTGCACACCGACCAGTTCCGGTACGACCCGTTCTCTGCGGACGCGCTGTCGTCGGCCACAGGCACGGGGCTCCTCGCGGGGCTGAGCACCGCGGACGTGATCGCCAAGACGGCCCGGATGGGCTGGATGCCGTCCTACCCGACCTTCGACCGCAGCCCGCTGACGCTCGCGGACGACGCGGAGGCGGCGGGTCTGCCGCTGGACGAGTACGTGCCGCGCGAGCTCACCGAGGGTCGGCTCCGGTTCGCCGCGGAGGACCCCGACGCGCCGGAGAACTTCCCGCGGGTGCTCACGGTGTGGCGGGCCAACCTGCTGGGCAGCTCGGCCAAGGGCAACGAGTACTTCCTCAAGCACCTGCTGGGCACCGACTCGAACCTGCGGGCGCAGGAGGCGCCGCCCGACCGGCGGCCGCGGGACGTCGTCTGGCACGACGAGGCCCCCACCGGGAAGCTCGACCTGCTGCTCTCGCTGGACTTCCGGATGACCAGCACCACGGTGTTCTCCGACGTCGTCCTGCCGGCGGCCACGTGGTACGAGAAGCACGACCTCAACACCACGGACATGCACCCGTTCGTCAACTCGTTCAGCCCGGCGATCGCGCCGCCGTGGCAGAGCCGGACCGACTTCGACATCTTCCAGACGCTCGCGCGCACCTTCAGCAGCCTGGCGGGTCCGCGGCTGGGGGTGCGACGAGACGTGGTGGCGGTGCCGTTCACCCACGACACCCCGGACGAGCTGCTCAACCCGGGCGGTGTCGTGCGGGACTGGAAGGACGGCGAGTGCGACCCGGTCCCGGGTGTGAGCATGCCGAAGCTCGTCGTCGTCGAACGGGACTACGGCGCCGTCGCGGCGAAGATGGCGACCCTCGGACCGCTCGTCGACACGCTGGGTGCGACCACCAAGGGCGTGACGTTCGACGTCCGCGAGGAGGTCGAGTACCTCGCGCGCAAGAACGGCGTCGCCCGGAACACCGGGGGCAGCGTGGTGGAGGGGCGTCCGCTGCTGGCACGCGACGTGCAGGCGTGCGAGGCGATCCTCGCGCTGTCCGGCACCACCAACGGCCGGCTGGCCGTGCAGGGCTTCCACACCCTGGAGAAGCGCACCGGCACGCAGATGGCCGACCTCGCCGCCGAGCAGGAGGGCAAGCAGGTCACCTTCGCCGACACGCAGAGCCGCCCGGCGACCGTGATCACCTCGCCGGAGTGGTCCGGCACCGAGGCGCACGGCCGCCGGTACTCGCCGTTCACGATCAACGTGGAACGGCTCAAGCCCTGGCACACGCTGACCGGCCGGCAGCACTTCTACCTCGATCACGACTGGATGACGGAGCTGGGCGAGGGCCTGCCGGTGTTCCGGCCGCCGCTGGACATGCGCGAGCTCTTCGGGGAGCCGGAGATCGGCTCGATGGGCGAGCTCGGCGTGACGGTGCGTTACCTGACGCCGCACAACAAGTGGTCGATCCACTCCGAGTACCAGGACAACCTGCTGATGCTCACCCTGTCCCGTGGCGGGCCCACCATCTGGATGAGCGACGTGGACGCCGCGAAGGTGGGGGTGCGGGACAACGACTGGATCGAGGCGGTCAACCGCAACGGCGTGGTCGTCGCCCGGGCAGTCGTCTCGCACCGGATGCCCGAGGGGACCGTGTACATGTACCACGCGCAGGACCGGCTGATCGACGTCCCCTTGACGGAGACGACCGGCCGCCGCGGCGGCATCCACAACTCCCTGACCAGGCTGCTCATCAAACCGAGCCACCTCATCGGCGGGTACGCGCAGCTGTCCTACGCCTTCAACTACCTGGGCCCCACCGGGAACCAGCGCGACGAGGTCACCGTCATCCGCCGCCGTTCCCAGGAGGTGCAGTACTGA
- the narH gene encoding nitrate reductase subunit beta: protein MRVMAQMSMVMNLDKCIGCHTCSVTCKQAWTNRTGVEYVWFNNVETRPGQGYPRTYEDQERWQGGWRLNRRGRLELKAGSRAKNLLSIFASPKLPSLEQYYEPWTYDYENLTNAPLQEHTPVARPLSLLTGEPTKVRWSANWDDDLGGAPELTKDDPVLAKVSEQVKLEFEQTFMFYLPRICEHCLNPSCAASCPSGAIYKRAEDGIVLVDQDRCRGWRKCVTGCPYKKVYFNHRTGKAEKCTFCFPRIEVGIPTVCSETCVGRLRYIGLVLYDADRVLAAASEPDETKLLAAQRSVFLDPFDPDVIREAERSGIPRDWIDAAQRSPIWKLISTYEVALPLHPEYRTMPMVWYIPPLSPVVDAVRETGEDAEERGNLFAAIDTLRIPVEYLAGLFTAGDPEPVTAVLRKLAAMRSYMRDLSMGREGDASIPAAVGMDEGTIQEMYRLLAIAKYDERYVIPTAHEEQAHGLEELATECSLDYEGGPGMNEWGPFGEGSGGTTPIAVENFHMLQQRQTTDTVADPATRKARVNLLNWDGKGVPEGLFPPSSPEARPREPEGPSGEVDPLPSGGSEAGPTGSGTEPR, encoded by the coding sequence ATGCGCGTCATGGCTCAGATGTCGATGGTGATGAACCTGGACAAGTGCATCGGCTGCCACACCTGCTCGGTCACCTGCAAGCAGGCGTGGACCAACCGCACCGGCGTGGAGTACGTCTGGTTCAACAACGTCGAGACCCGCCCCGGGCAGGGCTACCCACGCACCTACGAGGACCAGGAGCGCTGGCAGGGCGGCTGGCGCCTGAACCGGCGTGGCCGTCTGGAGCTCAAGGCGGGCAGCCGGGCGAAGAACCTGCTGAGCATCTTCGCCAGCCCCAAGCTGCCGTCGCTCGAGCAGTACTACGAGCCGTGGACGTACGACTACGAGAACCTGACGAACGCGCCCCTGCAGGAGCACACCCCGGTGGCGCGGCCGCTGTCGCTGCTCACGGGCGAGCCGACCAAGGTGCGCTGGAGCGCCAACTGGGACGACGACCTGGGGGGCGCCCCGGAGCTGACCAAGGACGACCCGGTGCTGGCCAAGGTCTCCGAGCAGGTCAAGCTCGAGTTCGAGCAGACGTTCATGTTCTACCTGCCGCGCATCTGCGAGCACTGCCTCAACCCGTCGTGCGCGGCGTCGTGCCCCTCCGGCGCGATCTACAAGCGGGCCGAGGACGGCATCGTGCTGGTGGACCAGGACCGCTGTCGCGGCTGGCGCAAGTGCGTCACCGGCTGCCCGTACAAGAAGGTCTACTTCAACCACCGCACCGGCAAGGCCGAGAAGTGCACGTTCTGCTTCCCGCGCATCGAGGTGGGCATCCCGACGGTGTGCTCGGAGACGTGCGTCGGCCGGCTGCGCTACATCGGGCTGGTGCTGTACGACGCCGACCGCGTGCTCGCGGCGGCCAGCGAGCCGGACGAGACCAAGCTGCTGGCTGCCCAGCGCTCGGTGTTCCTCGACCCGTTCGACCCGGACGTCATCCGCGAGGCGGAGCGCTCGGGCATCCCGCGGGACTGGATCGACGCCGCGCAGCGGTCGCCCATCTGGAAGCTGATCAGCACCTACGAGGTCGCGCTGCCCCTGCACCCGGAGTACCGGACCATGCCGATGGTCTGGTACATCCCGCCGCTGTCGCCGGTGGTCGACGCGGTGCGGGAGACGGGGGAGGACGCCGAGGAGCGCGGCAACCTGTTCGCGGCCATCGACACCTTGCGGATCCCGGTGGAGTACCTGGCGGGCCTGTTCACCGCCGGCGACCCCGAGCCGGTGACCGCGGTGCTGCGCAAGCTCGCCGCCATGCGGTCCTACATGCGCGACCTGTCCATGGGTCGCGAGGGCGACGCGTCCATCCCGGCGGCCGTCGGCATGGACGAGGGCACCATCCAGGAGATGTACCGCCTGCTGGCCATCGCCAAGTACGACGAGCGGTACGTGATCCCGACGGCCCACGAGGAGCAGGCGCACGGCCTGGAGGAGCTGGCCACCGAGTGCAGCCTCGACTACGAGGGCGGTCCGGGGATGAACGAGTGGGGGCCGTTCGGCGAGGGGTCGGGCGGCACCACCCCGATCGCCGTTGAGAACTTCCACATGCTGCAGCAGCGGCAGACCACCGACACCGTGGCCGATCCCGCGACCCGCAAGGCGCGGGTCAACCTCCTCAACTGGGACGGCAAGGGCGTGCCCGAGGGGCTGTTCCCGCCGTCCTCGCCGGAGGCGAGGCCGCGCGAGCCGGAGGGTCCCTCCGGCGAGGTCGACCCCCTGCCGTCGGGCGGCAGCGAAGCCGGTCCCACCGGCTCGGGAACGGAACCGCGGTGA
- the narJ gene encoding nitrate reductase molybdenum cofactor assembly chaperone, whose amino-acid sequence MNRVARAAAAHRLATREHALTYRLAALLLEYPTPDLLGLLPDVRASTDELAPGLAAPLRRLVDHLVGAPLPRLQEEYVETFDLRRRCSLYLTYYAYGDTRKRGVALVEFKQAYRAAGAEIEGDELPDHLCVVLEFAATADAESGIRLLLAHRAGLELLRLALEESRSPYADALAAVCATLPPLGGDEREAVARLAAEGPPGEEVGLEPFMPPPTPMGARR is encoded by the coding sequence GTGAACCGCGTCGCTCGGGCTGCGGCGGCGCACCGGCTCGCCACCCGGGAGCACGCTCTGACGTACCGGCTGGCCGCCCTGCTGCTGGAGTACCCGACGCCAGACCTGCTCGGTCTGCTGCCGGACGTCCGGGCGTCGACCGACGAGCTGGCGCCCGGACTCGCGGCTCCGTTGCGGCGCCTGGTGGACCACCTGGTCGGCGCCCCGCTGCCGCGGCTGCAGGAGGAGTACGTCGAGACGTTCGACCTGCGGCGACGCTGCAGCCTCTACCTGACCTACTACGCCTACGGCGACACGCGGAAGCGTGGCGTCGCCCTCGTGGAGTTCAAGCAGGCCTACCGCGCGGCGGGTGCCGAGATCGAGGGCGACGAGCTGCCGGACCACCTGTGCGTGGTCCTCGAGTTCGCCGCCACCGCCGACGCCGAGTCGGGCATCCGCCTGCTGCTGGCCCACCGTGCCGGTCTCGAGCTGCTGCGCCTCGCGCTCGAGGAATCCCGCTCGCCCTACGCCGACGCGCTCGCCGCGGTGTGCGCGACGCTCCCGCCCCTGGGCGGTGACGAGCGCGAGGCGGTCGCCCGGCTCGCGGCGGAGGGCCCCCCGGGGGAGGAGGTCGGTCTCGAGCCGTTCATGCCGCCGCCGACGCCGATGGGAGCCCGCCGATGA
- the narI gene encoding respiratory nitrate reductase subunit gamma encodes MSTKDLLLWVVVPYLCLAVFVLGHVWRYRYDKFGWTTRSSQLYESRLLRWASPLFHFGILFVFLGHVMGLGVPESWTSAVGISETAYHVMAVGIGGIAGVCTLVGMVLLIYRRRTVGPVFSATTKMDKLMYAWLAAVVLLGLWNTAAGSALKLGGEYDYRLGVSVWFRGIFYGHLHPELMAHAPIGFQLHGLLAFGLFALWPFTRLVHVFSAPVGYLWRPYVVYRSRSPRLGAEPPRRGWERVERPRSGARR; translated from the coding sequence ATGAGCACCAAGGACCTGCTGCTGTGGGTGGTGGTGCCGTACCTCTGCCTGGCGGTGTTCGTGCTGGGTCACGTCTGGCGGTACCGGTACGACAAGTTCGGCTGGACCACCCGCTCGTCGCAGCTCTACGAGTCCCGGCTGCTGCGCTGGGCCAGCCCCCTGTTCCACTTCGGCATCCTGTTCGTCTTCCTCGGGCACGTGATGGGTCTGGGCGTCCCGGAGTCGTGGACGTCGGCGGTGGGCATCAGCGAGACGGCGTACCACGTGATGGCCGTGGGGATCGGCGGCATCGCCGGTGTGTGCACGCTGGTCGGGATGGTGCTGCTGATCTACCGGCGGCGCACCGTCGGGCCGGTGTTCAGCGCGACCACCAAGATGGACAAGCTGATGTACGCCTGGCTCGCCGCGGTGGTCCTGCTGGGGCTCTGGAACACGGCCGCCGGGTCGGCGCTCAAGCTCGGCGGTGAGTACGACTACCGCCTGGGCGTGTCGGTGTGGTTCCGCGGCATCTTCTACGGGCACCTCCACCCGGAGCTGATGGCGCACGCGCCGATCGGCTTCCAGCTGCACGGACTGCTCGCGTTCGGCCTGTTCGCGCTGTGGCCGTTCACCCGGCTGGTGCACGTGTTCAGCGCCCCCGTCGGGTACCTGTGGCGACCGTACGTCGTCTACCGCTCGCGCAGCCCACGGCTCGGGGCGGAGCCGCCGCGGCGCGGGTGGGAGCGGGTGGAACGGCCGCGGAGCGGCGCACGCCGCTGA
- a CDS encoding YfcE family phosphodiesterase — translation MRLVLLADTHVPARARDLPPVVWAAVDAADVVVHAGDWISEELYAALASRAVQLVGCAGNNDSVALTRLLPTVATVELGGVRLGVVHQTGPATGREARCDRDHPGLDVLVFGHSHIPWDSRTPAGMRLLNPGSPTDRRRQPFATFVTARVRDGALHTVELQRVDPSWR, via the coding sequence ATGCGACTGGTGCTGCTCGCGGACACGCACGTCCCGGCCCGGGCGCGCGACCTGCCGCCCGTCGTGTGGGCAGCGGTCGACGCGGCGGACGTGGTGGTCCACGCCGGCGACTGGATCTCCGAGGAGCTCTACGCCGCGCTCGCCTCGCGGGCTGTGCAGCTGGTCGGCTGCGCGGGCAACAACGACTCGGTGGCGCTGACCAGGCTGCTGCCCACGGTCGCGACGGTCGAGCTGGGCGGCGTCCGTCTCGGGGTGGTGCACCAGACCGGACCGGCGACCGGCCGCGAGGCGCGCTGCGACCGGGACCACCCCGGCCTGGACGTGCTCGTCTTCGGCCACAGCCACATCCCGTGGGACTCGCGCACACCTGCCGGGATGCGGCTGCTCAACCCCGGCTCACCGACGGACCGGCGGCGTCAGCCGTTCGCGACGTTCGTGACGGCGCGGGTGCGTGACGGTGCGCTGCACACCGTGGAGCTCCAGCGGGTCGACCCGTCCTGGCGCTGA
- a CDS encoding EAL domain-containing protein, whose translation MHRTPSPFVVAAGVAVVGVVAFALAGAHVRLWLLVVAPLAAAVTVILSVGLRGPARPRAWLLLAFALVSAAIGSAVQVHEQAITSAVSLGFDIGSLAVGVAILGFTPPAPAERDRLAWLDSAIGLVTLATLGYQFLVQPYVDAGATGAAITSAAALPTLDLALFALLLRLRDRGPRRSVSLGVLVAALCCAVASDTVVGLATIGGQYHPGSRWDGFAYTSYLALGLAAVHPSMTKVGLPSAGVAPSRVPGLLMLLPAGAVVPALCLGAVLGTLHLDLWLAAAAGLVLFLLAMSRAIDLLARSERASLHDALTGLANLRRFRNELARSAHLPHGVTALLALLDLDDFKAINDTYGHTVGDALLVQVADRLTTALPAGLLVARFGGDEFGVLAVGTDADATAHADRIGGQILSVFAEPFVLEGLPLRVSASVGVVISPDVQTLERLQVDADIAMYAAKDAGRATYRVYSRELRDQVLGQRELAGQLDHALRHPESGGLWVAYQPVVAVDGAGLRSVEALVRWRHPSRGPLLPGQFLPAAEHAGLSADLDELVLATALRQLATWCDADPAFRSVRVAVNMTAASLSRSDLVTHVLDHVASAGVLPSQLTIEITEQTAVPGGAELTAALTELTAAGVELAIDDFGTGYSALNYLERFPVSVLKLDSSLINSVDTQPSPLLAAVTALARSLGLVLVAEGVERAGQLVALQQLDIPYVQGFLFARAQPAGAVEDYLRSHGAHTGGRATASSGPPAGRSLRVPSPGRPTP comes from the coding sequence ATGCATCGAACCCCGTCTCCGTTCGTGGTGGCCGCCGGTGTGGCGGTCGTCGGGGTCGTCGCCTTCGCCCTGGCCGGTGCCCACGTGCGGCTGTGGCTGCTGGTCGTCGCTCCGCTGGCCGCGGCGGTGACCGTCATCCTGTCCGTGGGGTTGCGCGGTCCGGCACGGCCACGGGCGTGGCTGCTGCTGGCGTTCGCGCTCGTCTCGGCCGCGATCGGCTCCGCGGTGCAGGTGCACGAGCAGGCCATCACGTCGGCCGTGTCTCTCGGCTTCGACATCGGCTCGCTGGCGGTCGGTGTCGCGATCCTCGGCTTCACCCCTCCGGCGCCGGCCGAGCGCGACCGCCTGGCCTGGTTGGACAGCGCGATCGGCCTGGTCACGCTGGCGACGCTCGGCTACCAGTTCCTGGTCCAGCCCTACGTCGACGCCGGGGCCACCGGGGCCGCGATCACGTCCGCCGCCGCGCTGCCCACCCTCGACCTCGCACTCTTCGCGCTGCTGCTGCGGCTGCGCGACCGCGGCCCACGACGCAGCGTGTCCCTCGGTGTCCTGGTCGCGGCGCTGTGCTGCGCGGTCGCGTCCGACACCGTCGTCGGGCTGGCGACCATCGGCGGTCAGTACCACCCCGGCTCGCGGTGGGACGGCTTCGCCTACACCTCCTACCTGGCGCTGGGCCTCGCTGCGGTGCACCCGTCGATGACCAAGGTCGGGCTGCCCTCCGCGGGCGTCGCGCCCTCACGGGTCCCCGGCCTCCTGATGCTGCTGCCCGCAGGAGCTGTCGTGCCGGCGCTGTGCCTCGGGGCGGTGCTGGGCACGCTGCACCTGGACCTCTGGCTCGCCGCGGCCGCCGGTCTCGTGCTCTTCCTGCTGGCGATGTCCCGCGCGATCGACCTGCTCGCCCGCAGCGAGCGGGCCAGCCTGCACGACGCCCTGACCGGCCTGGCCAACCTCCGGCGGTTCCGCAACGAGCTGGCACGGTCGGCGCACCTGCCGCACGGCGTGACGGCGCTGCTCGCGCTGCTCGACCTGGACGACTTCAAGGCGATCAACGACACGTACGGGCACACGGTGGGCGACGCCCTGCTGGTCCAGGTGGCCGACCGGCTGACCACTGCGCTTCCGGCAGGACTCCTCGTCGCCCGGTTCGGCGGCGACGAGTTCGGCGTCCTGGCCGTCGGGACCGACGCCGACGCGACGGCGCACGCAGACCGGATCGGCGGCCAGATCCTCTCGGTGTTCGCCGAGCCCTTCGTCCTGGAGGGCCTCCCGCTGCGGGTGTCGGCGAGCGTCGGTGTGGTGATCTCCCCCGACGTCCAGACCCTCGAACGGCTGCAGGTGGACGCGGACATCGCGATGTACGCCGCCAAGGACGCGGGCCGAGCGACCTACCGCGTCTACAGCCGGGAGCTGCGCGACCAGGTGCTCGGGCAGCGCGAGCTCGCCGGCCAGCTGGACCACGCGCTGCGCCACCCGGAGTCCGGCGGGCTCTGGGTCGCCTACCAGCCGGTCGTGGCGGTCGACGGCGCCGGCCTGCGGTCCGTCGAGGCGCTGGTGCGGTGGCGGCACCCCAGCCGAGGTCCGCTGCTGCCCGGTCAGTTCCTCCCCGCCGCTGAGCACGCGGGCCTCTCTGCGGACCTCGACGAGCTGGTCCTCGCCACGGCGCTTCGTCAGCTGGCCACCTGGTGCGACGCCGACCCCGCGTTCCGGTCCGTCCGGGTCGCCGTCAACATGACGGCGGCCTCGCTCAGCCGCTCCGACCTGGTCACCCATGTGCTCGACCACGTCGCGAGCGCCGGCGTGCTGCCCAGCCAGCTGACCATCGAGATCACCGAGCAGACCGCGGTACCGGGTGGCGCCGAGCTGACCGCTGCGCTGACGGAGCTGACGGCAGCGGGCGTGGAGCTGGCGATCGACGACTTCGGCACCGGCTACTCCGCCCTGAACTACCTCGAGCGGTTCCCCGTCTCGGTGCTCAAGCTGGACAGCAGCCTGATCAACTCCGTCGACACGCAGCCCTCACCCCTGCTGGCGGCGGTCACGGCGCTCGCCCGCTCCCTGGGGCTCGTGCTCGTCGCCGAGGGTGTCGAGCGGGCCGGGCAGCTGGTGGCGCTCCAGCAGCTCGACATCCCCTACGTACAGGGCTTCCTGTTCGCCCGGGCGCAGCCGGCCGGCGCCGTGGAGGACTACCTGCGCAGCCACGGTGCGCACACCGGCGGGCGCGCGACCGCGTCGTCCGGACCACCGGCCGGGCGCAGCCTCCGCGTACCCTCGCCGGGCCGCCCGACGCCGTAG
- a CDS encoding NAD(P)H-binding protein: MTDVQRLAVAGATGLIGTQVVELARAAGHEVVPLSRATGVDLTVPGSVGDRLEGVDAVIDTTRSPLMDQAAAVDFFTRVAANLGAAAHAAGVRRTVVLSIVGVDRSQDHPWYVATLAHERATREHAPGPRVLRATQFHEFPGQVLDRGRHGGTAQVMQMPTQPVESREVARLLVELATDRTDGDVDVAGPRREDLVDLVRQLVELRGERVRIEPVPASPSTMAGSVLPGPTALVRGVDWQTWARSAAASGRL; the protein is encoded by the coding sequence GTGACGGACGTGCAGAGGCTGGCGGTGGCCGGTGCGACGGGCCTGATCGGCACGCAGGTGGTGGAGCTGGCGCGGGCCGCCGGCCACGAGGTGGTGCCGCTGAGCCGCGCGACCGGCGTGGACCTCACCGTCCCCGGATCGGTGGGTGACCGCCTCGAGGGCGTGGACGCGGTGATCGACACGACGCGCTCGCCCCTGATGGACCAGGCCGCGGCCGTCGACTTCTTCACCCGGGTGGCGGCCAACCTCGGCGCCGCGGCGCACGCCGCCGGGGTGCGTCGCACGGTCGTGCTGTCGATCGTCGGCGTCGACCGGAGCCAGGACCACCCCTGGTACGTCGCCACGCTCGCCCACGAGCGCGCGACCCGTGAGCACGCGCCGGGGCCCCGGGTGCTGCGCGCCACGCAGTTCCACGAGTTCCCCGGGCAGGTGCTCGACCGGGGCCGGCACGGCGGCACGGCACAGGTGATGCAGATGCCGACCCAGCCGGTGGAGTCGCGGGAGGTCGCACGGCTCCTGGTCGAGCTCGCGACGGACCGGACGGACGGCGACGTCGACGTGGCCGGACCTCGTCGCGAGGACCTCGTGGACCTGGTCCGGCAGCTGGTCGAGCTGCGCGGCGAGCGGGTGCGGATCGAGCCGGTGCCGGCATCGCCCAGCACGATGGCCGGCTCCGTGCTGCCGGGACCGACCGCCCTGGTCAGGGGCGTCGACTGGCAGACGTGGGCGCGGTCGGCCGCGGCCTCCGGCCGGCTCTGA